In the Oncorhynchus keta strain PuntledgeMale-10-30-2019 chromosome 32, Oket_V2, whole genome shotgun sequence genome, tgtatttCATTCTGAGAAAAAACCTCTTGACACTGAGCACGGCATGTCGTAACAAAGAGTCAAGGGTTTCAGAGGGACACTTACAGTAACTGTATTCTACAGTACATTTTTGGGCAGAATTGGATCAGATATGAATACAGATCCTCTTGGCATCCCAGGGGGTCAACCACAGATGTATTTCTGCACAGCAGTCTAACTGAAAGGCTTAACCCTGCTGGCCTCTGTATTTTAGAAATAAAGAGGTACATATCAGAACCACTCCAAAATGGCAGAGTCAGCCGAAGCCGTGGTCGCTAACCTGAGCAGCAAGAGGAATGTCACCATTGAGATCACCAATCTCACAAACAACTACTGTCTCATAAACCCAAAGTGAGTGCACACCTTACCAAACTGTTGTTATTGTCACGCTGTACAAGGAAATGTTGAAAGCATAACGTTGTGCGTGTCTCCTCACTAGGGTATTCCTGGAGAGTGGGGAAACCTACAACCCTCCCCAACCCACAGTGCGGCCACTAAAGATCGAAGTCTGCACATTCAGCAAATCAAGCGCCAAGGCAACGGGCAGCTATGGCGTTCTGACCTATGACCTCTTTGAGAGGTCCCGGAACGACTACATCGAGACGGTGGCCCTCATGTTCGGTGTGCCCTGGGACTACAACATCTACAAGAACTGGTTCGCCGTGGGCATCTTCAACAAGGGCCGAGCCTGTGATGCGTCACTGTATAAAGAGATGTACAACGAAAAGGACCAGAAAGGATTCATAAGAGAAGAAGCCAATGGCTCAGGGATCAGCTACGAAGGGAACTACCTGGACATCAAGGCCACCATGTCCCCCATGGGCAGGGCCATCATGAAGGTGGAGGTATGGGACAAGCTGTTCACTCCCAGCCAGCAGGCCCACTAAGGGGAACCTCCagactccaccctctccaccAGCACTACAGTATACCTCTGCTGTGTTGAACCTCTGTAACCAATCCCTCCACCATTAGATATTACTTTCCTGACGTACTGCTACTGTTTGTATGTTTGGTTGCTGACTGAATTTCCAGACATCACCTTTCAGTAAATCTGCTTAAGATCACAGTTTAGTTTGCTTATGAATCCAGGCAGAAGCGATATCTGCTCTTTTCTGTAGAGATCACTGTTCTGTTCATCTCTCAGTAGCATCCTCTTTCAACTGGCATCTTCTCTAGAAATGTAAATCAAACAATGACTCACCGGAGGACGAGGGTGCATAGCTCTCTTAACAACACATGGCCAGgagctgtctctgtctgtatctacTTATGGCAATGATAGTCTATGgaataaatgttgttgttttgctAAAGCTATTTGTGTTTGATGAGTTTCTCTCTATTGATTGAGCCTGGAAATATTATGCAACACTGGCCCTGAAGGAAAATTATACTGGCCTTCAATGGATAGCTAATACTCATATGAAGTCTTCCACTTCTGAATAACATTATGCATTGCATACCATGCAGGTTATGTGcagaggtggaaaaagtactcaattgtcatacttgagtaaaagtaaagataccttaatcttaatctaaaagtatttggttttaaatatacttaagtatcaaaagtaaatggaattgctcaaaTGTATTTAAGTACcgaaagtaaaagtataaatcatttcaaattctttattttaagcaaaccagacggggCAATCTTCTTGTTTatttattgacggatagccaggggcacactccaacactcagacatcatttacaaacaaagcatttgtgtttagtgagtccgccagatcagaggcagtagggatgacctgggatgttctcttgataagggtGTGAATTGGAACATCTGTTACCCGATTCAGG is a window encoding:
- the LOC118370817 gene encoding DELTA-stichotoxin-Hcr4a-like yields the protein MAESAEAVVANLSSKRNVTIEITNLTNNYCLINPKVFLESGETYNPPQPTVRPLKIEVCTFSKSSAKATGSYGVLTYDLFERSRNDYIETVALMFGVPWDYNIYKNWFAVGIFNKGRACDASLYKEMYNEKDQKGFIREEANGSGISYEGNYLDIKATMSPMGRAIMKVEVWDKLFTPSQQAH